The DNA window TAGAGCGCGTCGGGGATCTTGGCCTCGAGCCGGCGCCGGAGCCGGGCATAGCCGCCGATCTGGCCGTTGTGCATGAACAGCCATTTGTCGTGCGCGAACGGGTGGCAATTGCTGCGTGCCGTGTCGGTGCCGGTCGAGGCGCGGACATGGGCGAAGAACAGCCGGGCGCGCAGCTGGCGTGCGAGCGAGCGCAGGTTCCGGTCGTTCCAGGCCGGCAGCGCCTCGCGATAGAGGCCCGGGTCGGGATGATCGCCGTACCAGCCGAGCCCGAACCCGTCGCCCTGCGTGGTCGAGATCGACTTGCGCGCCGCCAGCGCCTGCTGGACCAGGGAATATTGCGGCTCGTAGAGCAGCCGGTCGAAATAGGTCTCGGGGCCTAGATAGGAGAGCCAGCGGCACATGAGGGGCGTCTGGTGGTGAAGGTGCGGCGGCGGTGGCTCAGGAGCGCGCCGCCCCCGCGACCGCGCCGCGATGGCGCGCCGTCACCATCCGCTCGTGCAGATGGCGCACCGCTTTGCTGCCGGTCTTGGTGAAGGCGCCGGGGATGAGCGCATGGACGAGGCAGGCGAGCCCGGCGAGCAGCATGGTCACGCCGAAATAGCCTGCGACCTGCATATGCTCGAAATAGGTCTCGTCGACCGTGCGCGGATGATCGAGGAACAGCTTGTCGAACATGGGCGGGCTCTCGGGGTGCTTCGTTGCTGGACGGCACCATTCTATGGCGGATTTCCTGCCATAAGTTCCCAAACTGTGGCGGTTTATCGAGTAGAACTGGGAAATTTTACCGTTATGTGGTGATATGTCGAAAAATTTTCACTCTTCGATCGCCTTCTTCTCTAATCGTCATGGCCGGGCATGACGGAGGAGAGGCGGCGGCAAGAGTCCCGCCGTCCCGACGTCGCCCACTCAATGCGGGTCGAGCCGGACCGGCTTCGAATAGTAGAAGTTCAGGATGTTGATCTCGAGCCCGTGGACATAGGGCTTGATCAGCCGCTTGATCGAATAGCTGTAGATCGGCACCAGCGGCTGGTCGCGCAGCACCAGCCGCTCCGCCGCTTCGAGCAGCTTCATGCGCTCGGGCGCGTCGACGGTCCCCTGGGCCTGGTGGACGAGATCGTCATATTCAGGGTTGGCATAGCCCGGGTCATTGAGGCCGGCGCTCGACAGCAGCAGCTCGGCGAAATTGTTGGGGTCCGGGTAGTCCGCGGTCCAGCCGTCGCGGAACAGCTGGGTCTCGCGCTTCTCCTTGCGCGCCTCGACGAACACCTTGAATTCCTGGTTCACCAGGCTGACCCGGATGCCGAGCGCCTGCTTCAGCATGGCTGCCACCGCGATCATGATCTTCTTGTGGTTCTCGTTCGTGTTGTAGCGCAGCTCGATCTCGAGCGGCCGGTCCGGGCCGTAGCCGGCTTCGGCATAGAGCTGGCGCGCCCGCGCGATGCGTGCCGCCATTGGCTCGTCCTTCCAGGGAAAGCTCTGGTTCTCATAGCCGTCGAGCCCGGGCGGGACCCAGCCGTAGGATGCGGTCTCGCCGGTCCGGGTGATCTTGCCGACGATCGCCTCGCGGTCGATTGCGAGGTTGATCGCCTCGCGCAGCTTCAGATTGTCCTTGAACGGCGGCCGGGTCAGGTTGAAGCCCAGGTAATAGGTGCCGAGGTACGGCAGGATGTGCAGGTCGGGCGCAAGCTCGGCGCGTATCAGGTCGATCTGGTCGGACGGCACGTCGTAAGTCATGTCGAGCTCGCCCGCCCGATAGCGCTTCAGCTCCTCATTCTGGTTCTCGATCGGCAGGTATTCGACCCGGTCGAGTGTCACGGCGCCCGCGTCCCAGTAACGCGAGCTGCGCCGGAGCACGATGCGCGACTGCGGCGTCCATTCGGCGAGCTCGAAGGCGCCGTTCGAGACCAGGTTGCCGGGCCGCGAATATTGCCGGCCGAACTTCTCGACCGCGGGCCGGTAGGCCGGGCTGAAGGCGGGCATGCCGATGAGCTTCAGGAAGAAGCCGGTCGGTGCCTTGAGCCGGACCTCGAGGGTGCGGTCGTCGAGCGCGCGCACGCCCAGGCTCTGGGGGTCGGCCCTGCCGGTCACGATCTCCTGGGCATTCAGGATCGGATAGAACGGAAAGGCGTATTTCGAGCCGGTCCCGGGATCGACCGCGCGGCGCCAGCTCCAGGCGAAATCCTCGGCGGTCAAGGGCGCGCCGTTCGACCAGGTGAGACCGGGCCTGAGCGTGAAGCGATAGGTCATGCCGTCGGGGCTCACGGTCCAGCGCTCGGCCTCACCCGGCAGCGCCTCGCCTTTGGGGCCGATCACGACCAGCCCTTCGAACAGGTCGTGCAGGATCTGCAGGTCCGGCTCGAGGTCGCACAGCGCCGGGTCGAGCGTCGCCGGCTCCGACCCGTTGCCGAGGCGCAGCACCTGGTCAGCGCGGGCCGGAATCGTGAGCAACGCCAGGATCGTGAGCAACAGCAGAAAACCGCGCGGCACCATCGATCCCCCCGTTCGACCTGCAAGCGGCAGGAGAGTGGCAGAGATCGGGGCAGGGCGGAAGGCGCCAACCCTCGCCCACGCGAGCGGGCAAGGGCATATCTACCCCCGCCGCGCGAACTCGATGAAGG is part of the Aliidongia dinghuensis genome and encodes:
- a CDS encoding class II glutamine amidotransferase — encoded protein: MCRWLSYLGPETYFDRLLYEPQYSLVQQALAARKSISTTQGDGFGLGWYGDHPDPGLYREALPAWNDRNLRSLARQLRARLFFAHVRASTGTDTARSNCHPFAHDKWLFMHNGQIGGYARLRRRLEAKIPDALYPLRAGTTDSETAFYLLFRHDPDADPAAAIRAMLADIEAERLGASIDEPLRFTAALSDGRRIVAVRYASDDRPPSLYWREDDGAVIIVSEPLDGDGQRWNRVPRNHFLVTAPDQGVTLRPIAM
- a CDS encoding DUF6356 family protein; the protein is MFDKLFLDHPRTVDETYFEHMQVAGYFGVTMLLAGLACLVHALIPGAFTKTGSKAVRHLHERMVTARHRGAVAGAARS
- a CDS encoding peptide ABC transporter substrate-binding protein, encoding MVPRGFLLLLTILALLTIPARADQVLRLGNGSEPATLDPALCDLEPDLQILHDLFEGLVVIGPKGEALPGEAERWTVSPDGMTYRFTLRPGLTWSNGAPLTAEDFAWSWRRAVDPGTGSKYAFPFYPILNAQEIVTGRADPQSLGVRALDDRTLEVRLKAPTGFFLKLIGMPAFSPAYRPAVEKFGRQYSRPGNLVSNGAFELAEWTPQSRIVLRRSSRYWDAGAVTLDRVEYLPIENQNEELKRYRAGELDMTYDVPSDQIDLIRAELAPDLHILPYLGTYYLGFNLTRPPFKDNLKLREAINLAIDREAIVGKITRTGETASYGWVPPGLDGYENQSFPWKDEPMAARIARARQLYAEAGYGPDRPLEIELRYNTNENHKKIMIAVAAMLKQALGIRVSLVNQEFKVFVEARKEKRETQLFRDGWTADYPDPNNFAELLLSSAGLNDPGYANPEYDDLVHQAQGTVDAPERMKLLEAAERLVLRDQPLVPIYSYSIKRLIKPYVHGLEINILNFYYSKPVRLDPH